One window of Streptococcus troglodytae genomic DNA carries:
- a CDS encoding alpha/beta hydrolase family protein, translated as MKKLSKKGLWTVIGGVSLAAALAGGTYYYVSQQGRSAGDTISSSAISQSNQGGSQVSGQYQVETREISYESNGNRIYGVARIPKKAGRVPTVLFAHGFGGNHEQESTLQQRLAKSGIAVYAIDFAGGTGYSPGQSEGEMTDMSVLTEQKDLEGALKTMHKQSFVDTSNIFLLGASQGGVVSSLTAVANSSHIRGLALLYPAFSLIDDAHKRFDNEDAIPDTYNLMGLTVGRRYFADVWNMTIFNEISKYKGPVSIFHGTADDLVPMSYEERASRTFPHATLTRIEGGGHGFSTAIQKKIAPRIIRFVKDNRH; from the coding sequence ATGAAAAAATTAAGCAAAAAAGGTCTTTGGACAGTCATTGGCGGAGTCAGTTTGGCAGCGGCACTTGCTGGTGGGACTTACTATTATGTGTCTCAGCAGGGTCGGTCTGCTGGCGACACCATTAGCAGCTCTGCTATTTCACAAAGCAATCAAGGAGGAAGTCAAGTGAGCGGTCAATATCAGGTGGAAACACGAGAAATTTCTTATGAAAGTAATGGCAACCGTATCTATGGTGTAGCGCGAATTCCCAAAAAGGCTGGGCGAGTTCCCACAGTGCTCTTTGCCCATGGTTTTGGCGGAAATCATGAGCAAGAAAGTACCCTTCAGCAACGTCTGGCAAAGAGCGGTATTGCTGTTTATGCGATTGACTTTGCGGGCGGGACAGGCTACAGCCCAGGACAAAGTGAAGGTGAGATGACAGACATGTCCGTTCTTACAGAACAAAAAGATTTGGAAGGAGCATTGAAAACCATGCACAAACAAAGCTTTGTTGATACCAGCAATATCTTCTTGTTAGGTGCTAGCCAAGGCGGTGTCGTTTCTTCATTGACAGCTGTTGCAAATAGCAGTCATATTCGTGGTTTAGCTTTGCTCTATCCTGCTTTTTCTCTCATTGATGATGCTCATAAGCGCTTTGACAATGAAGATGCAATTCCTGATACTTATAATCTGATGGGATTAACAGTCGGTCGTCGTTATTTTGCAGATGTTTGGAATATGACTATCTTTAATGAAATATCTAAATATAAGGGGCCTGTAAGTATTTTCCATGGGACTGCTGATGATTTGGTACCAATGTCTTACGAAGAACGAGCTAGCCGTACTTTCCCGCATGCGACTCTCACACGTATTGAAGGTGGAGGTCACGGTTTTTCAACAGCTATCCAGAAGAAAATTGCACCACGGATTATTCGCTTTGTCAAAGATAATAGGCATTGA
- a CDS encoding alpha/beta hydrolase, with the protein MPENYADKKNPALVVTGPFGAVKEQSAGLYAQELATYGFVALAFDPSNTGESGGVARNVASPELFTEDYSAAVDFLGSLTYIDREKIGALGICGLSGMALTAASIDTRIKAVATSVMYDISRSVSEGVGGMMTPEQKENFKDFLAQQRWNLVDGGDHVTGPHEPMFDENNQVIHTHGLPDQLPENPHPVLAAFYDYYKTPRGWHENSVNSTGAWESTTPLPFLAFPQYTAISEIAPRPILFITGEHAHSRYFPEQAAAQAGYNAELVVVPNADHVDLYDKKDLIPFAELADFYTKAFA; encoded by the coding sequence TTGCCAGAAAACTACGCAGATAAGAAAAATCCTGCCCTCGTTGTGACTGGACCATTCGGAGCGGTCAAGGAGCAGTCCGCTGGTCTCTACGCACAGGAACTGGCGACCTATGGCTTTGTTGCTCTTGCTTTTGACCCGTCAAATACAGGTGAAAGTGGTGGCGTGGCTCGTAACGTCGCCTCACCAGAACTCTTCACAGAAGATTACAGCGCAGCAGTTGATTTCCTCGGTAGTTTGACTTACATTGATCGCGAAAAAATCGGAGCGCTGGGTATCTGTGGTTTGTCTGGTATGGCTTTGACAGCAGCATCTATTGATACTCGTATCAAGGCGGTGGCAACTTCTGTTATGTATGATATTTCTCGTTCCGTTTCAGAGGGGGTCGGCGGTATGATGACCCCAGAGCAAAAGGAAAACTTCAAAGACTTCCTTGCTCAGCAACGTTGGAACTTAGTTGACGGTGGAGACCATGTGACTGGTCCGCACGAGCCGATGTTTGATGAGAACAATCAAGTCATTCACACGCACGGACTTCCTGACCAGCTCCCTGAAAATCCTCATCCAGTCCTCGCTGCCTTTTACGACTACTACAAGACACCTCGTGGCTGGCACGAAAACTCTGTTAACTCAACAGGTGCTTGGGAGTCCACTACACCTCTGCCATTTCTCGCTTTCCCTCAGTACACAGCCATTTCAGAGATTGCACCCCGTCCTATTCTTTTCATTACTGGTGAACATGCCCACTCACGCTATTTCCCAGAGCAGGCAGCTGCACAAGCTGGCTACAATGCTGAGTTGGTTGTCGTGCCAAATGCAGACCATGTAGACTTGTATGACAAGAAAGACTTGATTCCATTTGCCGAGCTGGCAGACTTCTATACCAAAGCCTTTGCATAA
- a CDS encoding Gfo/Idh/MocA family protein encodes MEKQIQYKWASLGTGVIANELAQAMEALGGKLYSVANRTYDKGLAFAEKYGIDKVYETIDQAFEDPEVDIIYISTPHNTHIGYLRKALAAGKHVLCEKSITLNSQELEEAIQLAEDYHVKLAEAMTIFHMPIYRRLKEIVDSGKLGPLKLIQMNFGSYKDYDMTNRFFNRNLAGGALLDIGVYALSFVRWFMTSSPDQMLSQVQLAPSGVDEQAGILLTNAQGEMATVTLSLHAKQPKRGTLAYDKGYIELYEYPRGQKAVITYTEDGSQEVIEAGETAKALQYEVLDMEAAVAGQNDQLYLDYSRDVMSIMTQLRKDWGLIYPEEEA; translated from the coding sequence ATGGAAAAACAAATTCAGTACAAGTGGGCCAGTCTGGGCACTGGCGTGATTGCTAACGAATTGGCTCAGGCCATGGAGGCCTTGGGCGGAAAGCTCTATTCCGTAGCCAACCGGACCTATGACAAGGGTCTGGCCTTTGCGGAAAAATACGGGATTGACAAGGTTTACGAGACGATTGACCAGGCCTTTGAAGACCCAGAAGTAGATATTATCTATATCTCAACGCCCCACAATACCCATATCGGCTACCTGCGCAAGGCTCTGGCAGCTGGCAAGCATGTTCTTTGTGAAAAATCCATCACTCTCAACAGTCAGGAATTGGAGGAGGCTATTCAGCTGGCGGAAGACTATCATGTCAAATTGGCGGAGGCCATGACTATTTTCCATATGCCCATCTATCGCAGACTGAAGGAAATCGTTGACAGCGGCAAGCTGGGCCCTCTCAAGCTTATCCAAATGAACTTTGGTTCTTATAAGGACTATGACATGACTAACCGTTTCTTCAACCGAAATCTAGCTGGAGGAGCGCTCTTGGATATTGGAGTATATGCCCTATCCTTTGTGCGTTGGTTTATGACGTCAAGTCCGGATCAAATGCTGTCGCAGGTGCAGCTGGCACCAAGCGGTGTCGATGAGCAGGCAGGGATTCTCCTGACCAATGCGCAAGGGGAGATGGCGACAGTCACCCTCAGTCTCCACGCCAAGCAGCCCAAGCGAGGCACCCTTGCCTATGACAAGGGCTATATCGAGCTCTATGAGTATCCACGAGGCCAGAAGGCTGTCATCACCTATACAGAGGACGGCAGCCAGGAAGTCATTGAAGCTGGTGAAACGGCCAAGGCCCTGCAATACGAAGTCTTGGACATGGAAGCAGCAGTGGCTGGTCAAAATGACCAGCTCTATCTGGACTACAGCCGGGATGTCATGAGCATCATGACCCAGCTCCGAAAAGACTGGGGTCTGATATATCCCGAAGAGGAAGCCTAG
- a CDS encoding low temperature requirement protein A, producing the protein MTNLIKHKRVEFTELFYDLVFVYAISKTTALIHHLHHGVLSWEAIGAFLITLLVLVNNWMIQTVFTNRYGKNSLLNIIVMFVDMAMLLLISNMVTNDWQGYFHAFCWTVGTLTLTLFIQYLVEYRSPTSMMEDKKIIKGFLVMTGLRTIAVYLAALLPMNIGLQFYLTGILVTFIMPLFLNRKTSHFEVNLPHLIERISLLVIITFGEMIMGIADFFTVENFSLNSVLFFLIMATLFLYYFGQFDHALDEEANTKGIFLIYSHYPIFIGLIMVTVSMSFLVNPEVNHLFATSFFYLGLGLFQWAVLANSKHNKDYLRFDSKYYLIQALIFILGMMASLFFNKQPTIVIVITTIMVLALESHFSIFYTRRTIAKKGKTDWNFK; encoded by the coding sequence ATGACAAATCTTATCAAACATAAGCGGGTCGAATTTACCGAGCTTTTTTATGATCTAGTCTTCGTCTACGCTATCTCTAAAACAACGGCCCTCATCCACCACCTCCATCACGGAGTGCTTTCTTGGGAGGCTATTGGAGCTTTTTTAATTACCCTCTTGGTACTCGTTAATAACTGGATGATTCAGACGGTCTTTACCAATCGTTATGGTAAAAACTCCCTTCTCAATATAATTGTCATGTTTGTTGACATGGCCATGCTGCTTTTGATTTCAAATATGGTGACCAATGACTGGCAAGGGTACTTTCATGCCTTTTGTTGGACAGTTGGGACCCTGACCTTGACTCTTTTTATCCAGTATCTTGTGGAATACCGAAGTCCGACCTCTATGATGGAAGATAAAAAGATTATCAAAGGATTTCTGGTCATGACTGGTCTACGTACGATAGCAGTTTATCTGGCTGCCCTTCTTCCGATGAACATAGGCTTGCAATTCTATCTGACTGGCATCCTTGTCACCTTTATCATGCCGCTATTCCTCAACCGAAAAACCAGCCACTTTGAAGTGAATCTCCCTCACCTAATTGAGCGCATTTCGCTGCTAGTCATCATCACTTTTGGTGAGATGATCATGGGCATTGCTGACTTCTTTACAGTAGAGAACTTTTCTCTGAACTCTGTTCTCTTCTTCCTCATTATGGCGACCCTCTTCCTCTATTATTTTGGACAGTTTGACCACGCCCTTGACGAGGAAGCTAATACCAAAGGAATCTTCCTTATTTACAGTCACTATCCTATCTTTATTGGCTTGATTATGGTCACCGTTTCCATGAGTTTCTTGGTCAATCCAGAAGTCAACCATCTCTTTGCGACCAGCTTTTTCTATCTAGGATTAGGACTTTTCCAATGGGCAGTTCTAGCAAACAGCAAGCACAACAAGGATTATTTACGCTTTGACAGCAAGTATTACCTGATTCAAGCACTGATTTTCATCTTGGGTATGATGGCTAGCCTCTTCTTTAACAAACAACCGACTATTGTGATTGTCATAACGACTATCATGGTCCTAGCGCTTGAAAGCCATTTTTCAATCTTCTACACTCGGCGAACTATTGCTAAGAAAGGGAAAACGGATTGGAATTTTAAATAA
- a CDS encoding LysR family transcriptional regulator — MDIRVLNYFVTIAQEKNITRAADRLLVTQPTLSRQIKDLEEELGVTLFRRSSRELQLTEDGQYLYNRSLEILALVNKTEENLTRKGDIGGDLFIGTAETASFDLIAQASRSMLELYPQVHLHFQAGNADMVYEGLDTGTLDFGLIFGRSIPSKYQNLKLPRQDRWGVLVPIEHPLTQLDKLTLEDIVAYPLIVSSQTDIDKTAFANYDYRIVASYNLLYTASRLVQAGVGIALCLDCIVDNSKLRFLPLDENGDEEFHLIWKDRHDQTATEQAFVEEVEAQLYEEEFENQGLSK; from the coding sequence ATGGATATCCGTGTTCTCAACTACTTTGTCACCATTGCTCAGGAGAAAAATATCACGCGTGCTGCGGACCGACTCTTGGTCACCCAGCCGACCTTGTCCCGACAGATTAAGGACTTGGAGGAAGAGCTGGGCGTGACCCTTTTCCGCCGCTCCAGCCGGGAACTCCAGCTGACCGAGGATGGCCAGTATCTCTACAATCGGTCTTTGGAAATTTTGGCCTTGGTCAATAAAACTGAGGAAAATCTGACCCGCAAGGGCGATATTGGCGGCGACCTTTTTATAGGGACGGCTGAGACAGCCAGTTTTGACTTGATTGCTCAGGCATCCCGGAGCATGCTGGAGCTCTACCCGCAGGTTCATCTACACTTTCAGGCAGGCAATGCAGATATGGTCTACGAAGGCTTAGACACGGGCACGCTGGATTTTGGCTTGATTTTCGGACGCAGCATTCCCAGCAAATACCAGAATCTGAAATTGCCCAGACAAGATCGCTGGGGCGTACTTGTTCCGATTGAGCACCCTCTGACACAGTTGGACAAGCTGACTTTGGAAGACATCGTGGCCTATCCCCTGATTGTGTCTAGCCAGACCGACATTGATAAAACTGCCTTTGCCAACTACGATTACCGCATCGTTGCTAGCTACAATCTCCTCTATACTGCCAGCCGTCTGGTTCAAGCAGGAGTGGGTATCGCCCTCTGTCTGGACTGTATCGTGGATAATTCTAAACTCCGTTTTCTTCCTTTAGATGAAAATGGTGATGAAGAATTCCACTTGATTTGGAAAGACCGCCACGACCAAACGGCAACCGAGCAAGCCTTTGTCGAGGAGGTCGAGGCCCAGCTGTATGAAGAAGAGTTTGAAAATCAAGGCTTGTCCAAGTAG
- a CDS encoding aldo/keto reductase, translating to MQTITLNNGIQIPQLGFGVFQVPDLKQAEDVISIALKAGYRHIDTAAAYMNEEAVGGAVRKSGLPREEVFITSKLWVQDFGYEKAKKAIQTSLDKLNLDYIDLYLLHQPVGDYIGAWRALEEAYKAGKIKAIGVSNFYPERLADFCETVAIQPTVNQVETHPFFQREDLLAVAKEYDVAIEAWGPFAEGKFGIFSHPVLTKIGEKYGKTAAQVALRWNLDRGVIVLPKSVTPERIEANIDVFDFSLDEKDKQEIAALDMGHSEIVNHYDPAFIKMLHSFKIHD from the coding sequence ATGCAAACAATTACTTTAAATAATGGGATTCAAATTCCTCAACTTGGTTTTGGTGTCTTCCAAGTTCCCGATTTGAAACAGGCTGAAGATGTCATTTCGATCGCTCTTAAAGCAGGCTACCGCCATATTGATACAGCGGCCGCTTATATGAATGAAGAAGCAGTCGGAGGAGCTGTCCGTAAGTCTGGTCTTCCTCGTGAGGAAGTCTTTATCACCAGTAAGCTCTGGGTTCAGGATTTTGGCTATGAGAAAGCGAAAAAAGCTATCCAAACTTCCTTGGACAAGCTAAACCTAGACTATATTGACCTTTACCTGCTTCACCAGCCAGTTGGGGATTATATCGGTGCTTGGCGGGCTTTGGAAGAAGCTTATAAGGCTGGAAAGATAAAAGCTATCGGTGTGTCCAACTTTTATCCAGAACGTCTGGCTGATTTTTGTGAGACAGTTGCTATTCAGCCGACAGTTAATCAGGTTGAAACCCATCCTTTCTTCCAAAGAGAGGACTTGTTGGCAGTAGCCAAGGAATATGATGTGGCTATCGAAGCTTGGGGGCCTTTTGCTGAAGGAAAATTTGGTATTTTTTCACATCCCGTGCTGACTAAGATCGGTGAAAAATACGGCAAGACAGCAGCCCAAGTTGCTCTTCGCTGGAATTTGGATCGCGGTGTCATTGTCCTGCCTAAGTCTGTAACCCCAGAGCGCATTGAAGCCAACATTGATGTCTTTGATTTCAGCTTAGACGAAAAAGACAAGCAGGAGATCGCAGCTCTGGACATGGGCCACAGCGAAATTGTCAATCATTACGATCCAGCCTTCATCAAGATGCTGCATAGCTTTAAGATTCATGATTAG
- a CDS encoding LysR family transcriptional regulator has product MINPYLLEQLLTFYRTGTLSAAAEELFISQPALSQSMQKLEEMVGVPLFIRQKNKTDFNENGRLLAEYAQKILALQKEMVSAVREQANHQTSLHLASIAPGPFYLLLPKLKEKFPKLEITSELVNSEEKLLAGLLADQYDLVITHQPNRNDQLTYQTYFSETLSMRLPKSHPLANRSQLTFADLAGQNILLLSDIGFWTEMVKSQIPSANFLYMENTAAFTDVANMGTFPTFISTVAAPPKDPSYKIIPLSERLATAQFYFLLKKANLYKWQNLIEKVQTSLK; this is encoded by the coding sequence ATGATCAATCCCTACTTACTGGAACAGCTGCTAACTTTTTATAGAACCGGCACTCTGTCAGCTGCTGCTGAAGAACTTTTTATTTCCCAGCCGGCTCTTAGTCAATCCATGCAAAAATTAGAAGAAATGGTCGGAGTGCCGCTTTTTATCCGTCAAAAAAATAAAACAGACTTTAACGAAAACGGGCGCCTGCTGGCAGAATATGCTCAGAAAATCTTGGCTCTGCAAAAAGAAATGGTATCAGCCGTTAGAGAGCAGGCCAACCATCAGACCAGTCTTCATCTAGCCTCTATAGCTCCCGGTCCCTTTTACTTGCTGCTGCCAAAGTTAAAAGAAAAGTTTCCAAAGCTTGAAATTACTTCCGAACTGGTAAACAGTGAAGAAAAGCTACTAGCTGGACTGCTGGCTGATCAGTATGATCTGGTCATTACCCATCAGCCAAACAGAAATGACCAATTGACCTATCAGACTTATTTTTCTGAAACGCTGTCTATGAGGCTGCCCAAGAGTCATCCGTTAGCCAATCGCAGTCAGCTGACCTTTGCCGATCTAGCAGGACAGAATATCCTCTTGCTAAGTGACATTGGTTTTTGGACGGAAATGGTCAAAAGTCAGATTCCGTCAGCTAATTTTCTCTATATGGAAAACACTGCTGCTTTTACGGATGTTGCTAACATGGGAACTTTTCCCACTTTTATTTCCACCGTTGCAGCACCGCCAAAAGACCCTAGTTACAAGATTATACCCTTATCTGAAAGACTGGCAACTGCTCAATTTTATTTTCTGCTAAAAAAAGCCAATCTTTATAAATGGCAAAATCTGATTGAAAAAGTTCAGACCTCTCTTAAATAA
- a CDS encoding Cof-type HAD-IIB family hydrolase, whose protein sequence is MKKTIKLVAVDIDGTFVRSDYTYDIPRFKRILAAMTKAGCQFVVASGNQYYQLRDLFLDYDEALSFVAENGAFVKDHKDVIFTANMPKKTVDAVIDVCRQYPEIKNVLCGLESAYCERGTVSQNFYELTNHYYHRLQWVDDFKAVEDTILKFAPTVPADKTDDYYDLFQEKLAGEIVPTTSGHGSIDLIVPGCHKASGLKRLAERWEITPAECMAFGDGGNDIEMLTYCAESYAMANAAENVKQAAKYTCPSNEDDGVLVTLEKLFL, encoded by the coding sequence ATGAAAAAAACGATTAAGCTGGTTGCCGTTGATATAGACGGAACCTTTGTGCGTTCGGACTACACTTATGATATTCCCCGTTTTAAGCGGATTCTTGCTGCCATGACAAAAGCAGGTTGTCAGTTTGTAGTGGCAAGCGGTAATCAATATTATCAGCTGAGGGATTTGTTTCTGGATTATGATGAGGCATTGTCTTTTGTAGCTGAAAATGGCGCCTTTGTCAAAGACCATAAGGACGTGATTTTTACAGCTAATATGCCTAAAAAAACGGTTGATGCTGTTATTGATGTCTGCCGCCAATACCCTGAGATTAAAAATGTCCTGTGTGGTCTCGAGAGTGCCTACTGCGAGCGGGGAACGGTCAGCCAGAACTTTTATGAACTGACCAATCATTACTACCATCGTCTCCAGTGGGTGGATGATTTTAAGGCTGTTGAGGACACCATTTTAAAGTTTGCTCCGACTGTCCCAGCTGATAAAACTGATGATTATTATGACCTGTTTCAAGAAAAGCTGGCTGGGGAAATTGTCCCAACCACCAGCGGTCATGGCTCAATTGACTTAATCGTTCCGGGCTGTCACAAGGCATCTGGTCTGAAACGTTTGGCTGAGCGCTGGGAGATAACACCAGCTGAATGTATGGCCTTTGGCGATGGCGGCAATGATATTGAGATGCTGACATACTGTGCTGAAAGCTATGCCATGGCTAATGCGGCTGAAAATGTCAAACAGGCAGCAAAATATACCTGCCCGTCTAATGAAGATGACGGTGTGCTGGTGACTTTAGAAAAGCTCTTTTTGTAA
- a CDS encoding TMEM175 family protein — MDKERLGAFIDAVLAIIMTILILELEKPKSFDWQGLWELRMNFFAYGLSFFWLGAMWVNLHASSHLIKKVSQKTVWSAIVMLFFSSFFPYTTQLIATHFNNGVMQAFYGIIVLLISLSVICYYRTLEEANPTEAIRALNLGRISWMKWDMGIKLIGLFLSLTIFPAGVGLSVLITLLVIVIPNQFR; from the coding sequence ATGGACAAGGAACGCCTAGGAGCCTTTATTGATGCAGTTTTGGCCATTATCATGACCATTTTGATTTTGGAGTTGGAAAAGCCAAAAAGCTTTGACTGGCAGGGGCTTTGGGAATTGCGCATGAATTTTTTTGCCTACGGTCTTTCTTTTTTCTGGCTGGGAGCCATGTGGGTCAATCTGCATGCTTCTTCGCATTTGATTAAAAAAGTCAGTCAAAAGACGGTTTGGTCGGCCATAGTCATGCTCTTTTTCTCTTCTTTTTTCCCTTATACGACACAATTGATTGCCACACATTTTAATAATGGAGTGATGCAGGCTTTTTATGGGATTATCGTTCTGCTGATTTCTCTGTCCGTCATCTGCTATTACAGAACACTTGAGGAAGCCAATCCGACAGAAGCCATTAGGGCACTTAATCTAGGGAGGATCAGCTGGATGAAGTGGGATATGGGCATTAAGCTTATCGGACTTTTCTTATCTCTCACTATTTTTCCAGCCGGTGTCGGTTTATCTGTTCTTATAACCCTTTTAGTGATTGTAATCCCTAATCAATTTCGTTGA
- a CDS encoding cupin domain-containing protein, whose amino-acid sequence MKYRDKETFDKANHFGTGDFNEAYAQYFSGDSFLNNLGATEDGSLVFHNVTFEPGCRNDWHIHHASKGGGQILICTAGEGWYQAEGEEAVPLKEGSLIIIPANVKHWHGAKKDSWFSHIALGVPGQDLSNEWCEPVSDEEYGRLAD is encoded by the coding sequence ATGAAATATAGAGACAAAGAAACATTTGACAAGGCCAATCACTTTGGCACAGGGGATTTTAACGAAGCCTATGCCCAATATTTTAGTGGGGATTCCTTCCTAAATAATCTTGGTGCTACCGAAGACGGTAGTCTCGTCTTTCACAATGTGACCTTTGAACCTGGTTGCCGTAATGACTGGCACATCCACCACGCCAGCAAGGGCGGGGGACAAATCCTCATCTGTACCGCTGGTGAGGGCTGGTACCAAGCAGAAGGAGAAGAAGCGGTTCCCCTTAAAGAAGGCTCTCTCATTATCATCCCGGCCAATGTCAAACACTGGCATGGTGCTAAGAAGGATTCTTGGTTCAGCCATATTGCTCTTGGTGTGCCTGGACAAGATCTTTCCAATGAATGGTGTGAGCCTGTTAGTGATGAAGAGTATGGACGATTGGCAGATTAA
- a CDS encoding carboxymuconolactone decarboxylase family protein → MTDKHYTPNLDHLFKTDSELKTIIEQFAFAEVPADTPNLDNRRRYLSHLAVLLGSQAVDLFSVVLPAALKNDVTPREAKEVIYQAVAYLGLGRVYPFIEASNAVFKAMGIDLPLDPAGEIELGTRLEKGEAAQVAIFGEGMREFADHGDEASPHINKWLVDNCFGDYYTRTGLSYAARELMTFCYLYAQGGCENQLRAHTAANFKNGNNAALLIDVVSANVPYMGYPRSLNALAIIKEVVENQGE, encoded by the coding sequence ATGACAGATAAACACTACACTCCAAATCTCGATCATTTATTTAAAACAGATTCTGAGCTTAAGACGATCATTGAGCAATTTGCCTTTGCTGAGGTGCCAGCGGATACCCCTAACCTAGATAATCGCAGACGCTACTTGTCTCATTTGGCTGTGCTTTTGGGCAGTCAGGCAGTGGATCTCTTCTCAGTGGTCCTGCCTGCAGCATTGAAAAATGATGTAACCCCACGTGAAGCTAAGGAAGTTATTTATCAAGCGGTAGCTTATCTGGGCCTTGGTCGTGTTTATCCCTTCATTGAAGCCAGCAATGCTGTCTTTAAGGCTATGGGGATTGACTTGCCACTTGATCCAGCTGGTGAGATTGAGCTTGGGACGCGTTTGGAAAAAGGTGAAGCCGCACAAGTGGCTATTTTTGGTGAAGGGATGCGAGAGTTTGCTGACCATGGCGATGAAGCGAGTCCGCACATTAATAAGTGGCTGGTGGATAATTGCTTTGGCGATTATTACACCCGGACCGGATTGTCTTATGCAGCGCGTGAGCTCATGACCTTCTGTTACCTCTATGCCCAAGGAGGCTGTGAAAATCAATTGCGAGCACACACCGCAGCTAATTTCAAAAACGGCAACAACGCTGCCCTCTTGATTGATGTGGTCTCCGCCAATGTCCCTTACATGGGTTACCCACGCAGTCTAAATGCGCTAGCGATTATCAAGGAAGTAGTTGAAAATCAAGGAGAATAA
- a CDS encoding nuclear transport factor 2 family protein — translation MTNKIRKRDLMTDTENIIALQAEIWDNILARNTKRLREIYPQDHLFRHVDGYYQILDEYLSTLASGTFRYYTYEPVKETVTFVDDSHAILHSRAKSDARIYGMHKVWRIDFKLGFKKVGGRWVPANEDEVGL, via the coding sequence TTGACAAATAAAATAAGAAAGCGTGACCTTATGACAGATACAGAAAATATTATTGCCCTTCAAGCAGAGATTTGGGATAACATACTCGCTCGAAATACCAAGCGCTTGAGAGAAATTTATCCACAAGACCATCTCTTTCGCCATGTAGACGGTTATTATCAGATCCTGGACGAATATCTATCCACTCTAGCTAGTGGAACTTTCCGTTACTACACTTATGAACCCGTCAAGGAAACAGTTACCTTTGTTGATGATAGCCATGCTATTCTCCATAGCCGGGCTAAGAGTGATGCCCGTATCTACGGCATGCATAAGGTTTGGCGCATAGACTTCAAGCTAGGTTTTAAAAAAGTAGGCGGCCGCTGGGTGCCAGCCAATGAGGATGAAGTCGGTCTGTAA
- a CDS encoding nuclear transport factor 2 family protein: protein MNGKQTLDFKDEEHATGISYCRVVLIREEEGKDNVLTQGGRYYDSYVKEDDQWLIADRKSYFM, encoded by the coding sequence ATCAATGGTAAACAAACTCTAGATTTTAAAGATGAGGAGCATGCCACAGGCATCTCTTATTGCCGGGTCGTCTTGATTAGAGAGGAAGAGGGTAAGGATAATGTGTTGACACAAGGGGGACGTTATTATGATAGCTATGTCAAAGAGGACGATCAGTGGTTGATTGCAGATCGTAAATCCTATTTCATGTGA
- a CDS encoding nuclear transport factor 2 family protein encodes METLILNRKEQGNNINTTELTPHLQLKERVDTFSTLADTKDVDQQLQLFTEDAVVASYVNGEAVASFEEREAIGQAFLTTLTSSTRFTISMVNKL; translated from the coding sequence TTGGAAACTTTAATTTTAAATAGAAAAGAACAGGGAAACAACATAAATACAACTGAACTGACACCCCATCTCCAATTGAAAGAACGCGTTGATACTTTCTCAACACTGGCAGATACCAAGGACGTTGACCAACAACTTCAACTCTTTACAGAAGATGCAGTGGTGGCCTCATATGTCAATGGGGAAGCAGTAGCCAGTTTTGAAGAGCGTGAAGCCATTGGTCAAGCCTTTTTAACTACCTTGACCTCTTCCACACGGTTTACCATATCAATGGTAAACAAACTCTAG
- a CDS encoding FAD/NAD(P)-binding protein: protein MRSKRFFRGFSYEVYYCKWGLAELYAAHRLSKQEHDYILLEANNHGGGRASG from the coding sequence ATAAGATCTAAGAGGTTTTTCCGAGGTTTTTCCTATGAAGTATATTATTGTAAGTGGGGCTTAGCTGAATTATATGCTGCTCACCGTTTATCTAAACAGGAGCATGATTATATTCTTTTGGAGGCTAATAATCACGGGGGCGGTCGTGCTTCTGGCTGA